GTACTTTATCTCTCTTTAAACGTCTATAATCTTGATAACCATTATCTTtcctaagaaaaaaaaataacccgGTTCGAAATGCTCATTACATATATAACTACTCTTCGTGATTTTATGTCTTCCACGTTAGAGAACGCTGTTTCAATCTATTGCTACagtttgaatttttcaataatattttcatctttttgNNNNNNNNNNNNNNNNNNNNNNNNNNNNNNNNNNNNNNNNNNNNNNNNNNNNNNNNNNNNNNNNNNNNNNNNNNNNNNNNNNNNNNNNNNNNNNNNNNNNGTGCAAGCGAACCTACCTTGCCACTTAGCTATACATAATTATATGTATACTCATTTGTCTGGTACGGGAATATAACTATAACTATTCCCATAGGGCCATGCATGTATCACGTGACTACGTGACAATTGAAGGCAAAGAATATAATCTAAGCTTCATCATCATCCCAGCCACCGATAACGGGGGCAATGGCACTGAAATGGAATACGTTCTTTCGACATTAATTGGACATCATCGGTATCTATACCGCACTCCTTCTACACACTTGACTTGGGTAACCAAGGCAAACATGTCTACCATCCTTGCGCACCATTCCACCTCGCCCGTGATGAGGTCAAGGACTGGCTCATTTGGAAAAAGTCGTGGTTAATGAAACCACCGATGAAGTAGCTAAACTACTTATGTTTAAAGACGGCATCGATGCCAAAACACTGGTGGAATCGGATGATTTCAAAACAGGCATATCCTCCCACATCCAACATGATGTCTGGACTACACAATTAGCTAATTCTAGCAAACAACTGGTCACTACCCAAGACACCATCAAGAAGGCTATTAGCCACGGGCTCGATAATATCACTTCGGTGGTGagcaaaaaaatacaacaggAATTCCGGAACCAGAATTTCCGACGTAACAACTGGCGTGACGACGACTATGACAGACAATCATATCGCCGCCCGGATGATTACAGCCGGAACCAGCGTCAAGCTGAGCAACCAATGTATCAACCAACCATTGGTACACCAACTATAGCCATCAACCCAGCCCCACAACAGCTCAACCAGCAGCTGGCAGCCCCACAGGGCTATTGGAACCCGGCAATCGCCAACCAACCAACAGGCTTAGTCTATGCCTCACCTCAACCGGTTCAGCAACAACCGGTTCAGCAACGTACTCAATTCAATAATAATTTGTAATTGtttgagaaaaataaaaaaattttttacctacACCATAGGTACTGAAATTCCGTACCGTAATTTTATAACAAGGGTCAGCACGGGCTACAAACCCCATATCTACCCGACCGTTAAGGCATTAAATCGGATGCTCCGAAACCAGGTCCTTATAAACCAATCTCACTACAATATCTCTGATGAAGAGATTGAGGCCCTCTGCCTCGGACTTAACTTCATACCATCGGACATTAGTCCGGAAGCGAAAGAAGCCAACTCCAGCAACCTTAACCAAGGTGTCAGCAAACTAATTAGAGCAATCAACATCAGCCTACATTTTGGAGATAACTCCAGTACGAATACAAGGAAGGGACGACTAACTAAGTTCCTCCCGAGCACTTGGGACCCCCTACCCGATCATGGACACAAATTCCAGCTGTGATCGATATCCTGGACAATATCATGAGCGTACCAAACGGTGCTGAACATGTGGGAACTCCCCAACCAATTATAGAAGCAATCGAGAAACTTCAATCAGAAACCAAACTACACATCCTTAAAGCGGATAAAGGCCGGAACACAGTAATCTGGGAAGCAGACGCCTACGACAGGGAGGCAACTAGACAGTTGTCAGACATAACTACGTATACGGAATTAACCTTATCTGAGTATCACTCTCACCTCCAACGAATCCATTGCCTATGTGAGACTCTCTCTGAGAATCTACTAGCTAATGGTTACATAACAACAATGGAGGACGAAGCAATACGCTCCACCGAAACACGTGGAGCATATATATTTACTTTCTGCCCAAAACCCACAAAGacataaacaaaacaagcaaCATTTCCTGGGCGACCAATTGTTGCTACCTTCACATCAGGAACTTATCTACTCGACAAACTGATAACAGAGGTTACTGCACCTCTCCTCCCCCGAATACCGGGTTCACTAATTGACACTAGCGACCTCGTGGATAAACTTCCTAAACAAAAGTTACCTGAGGGTACACTCATCACCACAATGGATGTGACCAGCCTATACCCAAACATACCATGGGGTCCTGGCATAGAGGCCGCAACCTCATTCTACACCAGCAACCTGGAATTCTTGCAACAGGTCGCGGAACAAAACAATCTACTCCGACCACCCCACCCAGCACTATTCAAAAGAATTCTCAACACTGTCTTGTGCAACTCTATCATTAACTTCAAAGATACACGCTTCTTCCACCAAATCAAGGGCACAGCCATGGGGTGTTGTATCTCGGTCTTTTTCGCTAATTGCTACATGTTCCACCTCACCCGACCAGTAATCGAACGACCTCCGGGTTGGCTTATCACCTTCCTAAGATTCATAGACGACATTCTCATCATTTCAAATCACACTGAACCAAACAGTCTTCCCGAATTAATCGAATCCATAACTACGGAACATATAACGTATACACACACGCAGCCCAGCCAATCGGACAATTTTTTGGATATCACTATCCACCTTAAATCACCTACCAACACACTTGAGATATCACCTTTTACCAAGGAAACGGCCTCAGGAGCCTATCTACACCCAGCCTCCAATCACCCCAGTCATGTCCTTTCGGCCATACCATACTCCCAATTTTTACGGTTACGACGAAACTCGTCTACAATTGATATATTCAAAAACACGCCCGAAAAATGATGACCGACTTCAAGAATATGACATACGACAGAAAACTACTCAAACGTAGTTATAGTAAGGCCCTCCGCGAGAATCCAACATTGACTAAACCTATGAGACAAACCAACAACAGCGTATTCCGGCTCATTACAACATTCAACAAATACACTAACTGGAAACACAAGTTGTACCAACTAAAAAACCTCTACAACTATATCCTGGACCATTACAGTAAAAATGGACCTTTCCAGAACTGAAACACATTCCGGGTACTCCAAGCTAAGCGTCCCGCAATCGTCTTCACTAACGGACCTAGCATTAACTCCAGATTTTCTGGACAAATCAAGAAACCGTTCAACACCTACCCAGGTGGGACGCAGGCTAACATGGGACTCACCAGTACCCAGCACGATACATCGCAACCAGGCAGAAGCTACCCAAGCCTCCACAGCCCTTACACCACGCTG
The DNA window shown above is from Daphnia magna isolate NIES linkage group LG9, ASM2063170v1.1, whole genome shotgun sequence and carries:
- the LOC123475717 gene encoding uncharacterized protein LOC123475717, with amino-acid sequence MFKDGIDAKTLVESDDFKTGISSHIQHDVWTTQLANSSKQLVTTQDTIKKAISHGLDNITSVVSKKIQQEFRNQNFRRNNWRDDDYDRQSYRRPDDYSRNQRQAEQPMYQPTIGTPTIAINPAPQQLNQQLAAPQGYWNPAIANQPTGLVYASPQPVQQQPVQQRTEIPYRNFITRVSTGYKPHIYPTVKALNRMLRNQVLINQSHYNISDEEIEALCLGLNFIPSDISPEAKEANSSNLNQGVSKLIRAINISLHFGDNSSTNTRKGRLTKFLPSTWDPLPDHGHKFQL